The DNA sequence CCTGCGCGACCTGCTCCGCGCGGTCCTGCTGCCCTTCGACCGCGGCCCCGTCCCGCCGGCGCGGCCCGGCGATCCGTCCGCCTGACCGGCACGTCGCCACCGCCGGTCCCCGCCCTGCCGGCCGGCTCGTCACGGCGGGTGCTACCCCGCCGCCTCGGCGGCGAGCAGCCACTCCTCCTCGAGGCCCTCGTGCTCGGCCTCGGCCGCCCGCGTCTCGGCGGAGAGGGTGGTGAGCCCGTCGACGTCGCCCGCGGCCGAGGCGGCAGCGAGCCGGTGGTGCAGGTCGTCGATGCGCGCGGACACCTTCGCGAGCTGGCGCTCGAGCCGGGCCATCTCCTTGCGGGCGGCCCGCTGCTCGGCGGGCGTGAGGCCGCCGGGGCCGGTGTCGATCCCGGCTGTGCGGTCGTCGGCGACCGGGCCCGGCGCCGCAGCCGAGTGCCGCTCGAGCCTGTGGCGCAGCTGCAGGTACTGGTCGATGCCGCCGGGCAGGTCGCGGACCGAGCCGTCGCCGAGCAGCGCGACCTGGTGGTCGGTGACCCGCTCGAGGAGGTAGCGGTCGTGGCTGACGACGACGAGGGTGCCCGGCCACCCGTCGAGGAGGTCCTCGACGGCGGCGAGGGTGTCGGTGTCGAGGTCGTTCGTGGGCTCGTCGAGGAGGAGAACGTTGGGCTCGGCGACGAGCAGACGCAGCAGCTGCAGGCGCCGCCGCTCCCCGCCCGAGAGGTCCGCGACGCGCGTCCAGGCCCGTTCACGGGTGAAGCCCAGGCGCTCGACGAGCTGGCCGGCGGTCAGCTCCTTCCCGCCGACCTCGACCCGCCCGCGGACCTCCTCGACCGCCTCGATGACCCGCAGGTGCGCAACGTCGTCGAGCTCGCGGGTCTCCTGCGACAGCTGGGAGACCTGCACCGTCTTGCCGCGCCGCACCCGACCCGCCGTAGGGTGCTGCGTCCCGGCGAGCAGGCGCAGCAGGGTGGACTTGCCGGCGCCGTTGACCCCGACGATGCCCACCCGCTCCCCGGGCGCGAGGCGCCAGGTGACGTGGTCGAGCACGACGCGGGTGCCGTCGCCCACGCCCGCGCCGGCGCCGACCCCCTCGCCGGGCCGCAGCGGGTAGGTGACGGTGACGTCCTCGAGGTCGAGCACGTCCTTGCCGAGCCGGGCGGTGGCGAGCCGGGTCAGCTCGAGGGGGTCGCGCGGGGGTGGCTCGTCGGCGATGAGCGCGGCGGCGGCGTCGAGGCGGAACTTCGGCTTCGAGGTCCGCGCCGGCGCACCGCGGCGCAGCCAGGCGAGCTCCTTGCGCACGAGGTTGACGCGCTTGTCCTCCATGACGGCGGCGGTGCGGGCCCGTTCGGCACGCGCCAGCATGTACGCGGCGTAGCCGCCGTCGTAGGTCTCGACCCGGCCCGCGACGGGCGAGCGACCCCCCACGCCGTCGTGGCCGGGCACGACCTCCCAGACCCGGGTGCAGACGGCGTCGAGGAACCAGCGGTCGTGGGTGACGACGACGAGGGCGCCGGTGCCGCGCGAGTACCGCTCCTGCACGTGCCGGGCGAGCCAGTCCACGCCCTCGACGTCGAGGTGGTTGGTGGGCTCGTCGAGGATGAGGACCTCGGCGGGGGTGGTGAGGACCCGGGCCAGGGCCACGCGTCGCCGCTGCCCGCCGGAGAGGGTCCCGACGTCGGCGTCGAGCCCGACGTCGGCGAGAAGGCCCTCGTGGATGTCGCGGACCGACGCCTGGGAGGCCCAGACGTGCTCGTCGACGCCGGGGTGGACGACGTCGCGCACGCGGGTGCCGGGCGCCAGGTCGTCGGCCTGGTCCAGGACCACCACCCGGGTGCCGCCCGCGCGGGTGACCCGCCCCGTGTCCGGGGTGGTCACCCCCGCCAGGACCCGCAGCAGGGTGGACTTCCCGGCGCCGTTGCGCCCGAGCACCCCCACGAGCATCCCGTCGTCCAGGCCCAGCGTGATCTCGCCGAGCAGCGGGCGCGAGCCCACGACGACGCCCACGCCCTCGATCCCGAGCAGGTGCGCCATCTAGCGGATCTCCCTCGTCGTCATGGGCACCAGTGTCCCAGGACCGCACGGGCGGGGACGACGGCGCGGCCCGGCGCGGGAGCCGAGGCCTGAGCTGCCCGCCCGACCCGGGCGCGAGCAAGCGCGCGCCCCGGGCGCGGGGTCGGGCTCGGGGCCGGGCTCGGGGCCGGGGCTCAGCGGTGCCGGAGACGCTCGGTCAGACGCACGAGGTCCTTGGTCATCGCGCGCCTCATCGCCGTCGCCATGACGGGGGCGGCGACCTTGGCGAAGCCGCTCGGGGTACCCCGGTTGCGCAGCCTCATCCGGGTGCCGCCGGGCACCGGTTCCCAGGTGTAGGTGGTCTCCATCGGGAACGGGCCGTCGGCGGTGCGCATGACCAACCGTCGCCCCGGCTCGAGCCCGACCACCTCGTAGGTGTAGCTCAGCCGGCGCCCGAGGAAGGTGGCCACGAAGTCCATCCGCGACCCCAGCGCGAGCGGTGGCGGCGTCCGTCGGTCGACCGAGACGATGTTGGCGTACCAGGTCGGTGCGTTCCCCGGGTCGCCGGCGTAAGCCGCGACCACCTCGGGTGGGTACGGGATGACGGCCTCCACCTCGACGTCGACGTCCATGCCACCGAGTATGCGCCCGGGCCGGGGGCGCCTCGCATACCCCGTGCACCGCGCGCACCCGGGGCACCGCACACCGGGGGGCAGCTCGCACACCCGGGGCACCCGAGCCGCCCGGGCCGAGCGTCGCCGGGACTGCGACGAGCGAGCCCCGCTCGGCGCCCCGGGCGTCCGTCCGCCGAGTCGCGGTAGGGTGCGGAAAGCGCTCGCCAAACGGTGGCTTGACCGGACAAACTCGGGCGCGGACCGTTTCATCCCGAGCGGCGGACACCCGCCCAGCCGACAGCCGCAGACGAAGGAGTCCCCTTGGCCAGCTCGACCGCCGCGACCACCGGCACCGAAGCCGTTCCCGCCGACGATGCGGCCCGCGCCACCGCCGCAGCCACAGCCGGAGCCGGAGCCGCGGAGCGTGCCGGCGCCACCCTCGTCCTCGACCCGGCCTTCAGCGTCGGTCCCGTCCGCCGGCGGACCTTCGGCGCGTTCGTCGAGCACCTGGGTCGCTGCGTCTACACCGGCATCCACGACCCCGGTCACCCCACCGCCGACGAGGACGGCTTCCGCGGCGACGTCATCGACCTCACGCGCGAGCTCGGCGTCTCCACGGTGCGCTACCCGGGCGGCAACTTCGTCTCGGGGTACCGGTGGGAGGACGGTATCGGTCCGGTCGACCGGCGCCCGGCCCGGCTGGACCTGGCGTGGCACTCCACCGAGCCGAACACCGTGGGCGTGGACGAGTTCATGCGCTGGGCGAAGAAGGCCGGCGTCGAACCGATGATGGCGGTCAACCTGGGCACCCGCGGCGTCCAGGAGGCCCTGGACCTCCTCGAGTACTGCAACATCGCATCGGGCACCGCGTGGTCGGACCTGCGCCGGGCCAACGGCACCGAGGACCCCCACGGCGTGCGGATGTGGTGCCTCGGCAACGAGATGGACGGCCCCTGGCAGATCGGGCACAAGACCGCCGAGGAGTACGGCCGCCTCGCCACCGAGACGGCCCGCGCGATGCGGATGGTCGACCCGGGTCTGGAGCTCGTCGCGTGCGGCAGCTCCAGCACCTCGATGCCGACGTTCGGCGAGTGGGAGCGCATCGTCCTGACGGAGGCGTACGAGGTCGTCGACCTCATCTCGGCCCACGCGTACTACTGGGAGGAGGACGGCGACCTCGCGAGCTTCCTCGCCTCGGCCGTGAACATGGACCGGTTCATCGACGACGTCGTGGCCACCGCCGACGCCGTCCGCGCCGCCCGCAAGCTCGACAAGCGCATCCACATCTCCTTCGACGAGTGGAACGTCTGGTACCTCAACGCGTCCCCGTCCCAGGCCCCGAAGGACGACTGGCCCGTCGCCCCGCCCCTGCTCGAGGACCACTACTCCGTGGCCGACGCCGTCGTCGTGGGCGGGCTGCTCATCGCCCTGCTCCGGCACACCGACCGGGTGCACTCGGCCAGCCTGGCCCAGCTCGTCAACGTCATCGCCCCGATCATGACCGAGCCGGGCGGGCGGGTGTGGCGGCAGACGACGTTCCACCCCTTCGCGCTGACGTCGCGGCACGCGGCCGGGCAGGTCCTGCGGGTCAAGCTCGACTCCCCCACGCACGAGACCGCCAGGTTCGGCGAGACCCCGCTCGTCGACGCCGTCGCCACGCACGACGCCGACTCGGGCGAGGTCGTCGTGTTCGCGGTGAACCGGCACACCACCGAACCGGTCACCGTCGAGGTGGACGTGCGGGCCTTCGGCGCTCTCGGCGTGACCGAGGCGCTGACCCTGTCCAGCGACGACCCCTACGCCAGGGCGAGCGCCGACGACGACACCTCCCGGTCAAGTCCTCTGGAGTGGTGTACGGGTTCGGCGTGATTCCTTCGTGGGGTGTTAGGCGCTGATGGCGCCTGTGGGGGTGTTCTCCTCCTGTCCGGTCTCGGTGGTGGTGATGAGGGTCAGACGGGCTTTGGCGAGGGCGTCGAGGCCGAAGTAGCGGCGGCCTTCGGCCCATTCGTCGTGCTGCTCGGCGAGCACGGCCCCGACGAGGCGGATGATGCTGGTCCGGTCGGGGAAGATCCCGACGACGTCGGTGCGGCGGCGGATCTCGCGGTTGAGGCGCTCGTTGGGGTTGTTGGACCAGATCTGGCGCCACAGGGCCTTGGGGAAGCCGGTGAAGGCCAGGATGTCGCCGCGGGCGTCGTCGAGGTGGGCGTGGACGTCGGGCAGCTGGGTCTGGACGGCGTCGAGGAGCTTGTCGAACTGGGCCTGGACGGCGGGGGCGTCGACCTGGTCGTAGACCGAGTGCAGCATGGCCTTCACGGCCGGCCAGGACGCCTTGGGGCACTTGGCCATGAGGTTCGCCGCGTAGTGCGTGCGACACCGCTGCCACGCCGCCCCGGGCAGGGTCGCCCCGATGGCCTCGACCAGGCCGGCGTGGGCGTCGGAGGTCACGAGCTTGACCCCGGTCAGGCCCCGGGCAACGAGGTCACGGAAGAAGGCGAGCCAGCCGGCCCCGGACTCGGCCGTGGCGACCTGGACACCGAGGACCTCGCGGTGGCCGTCGGCGTTGACGCCGGTGGCGACCAGGACGGCGACCTTGACCACCCGGCCACCCTCGCGGACCCGCATCGTGAGCGCGTCCGCGGCGAGGAACGTGTACGGGCCGGCGTCCAGCGGCCGGGTGCGGAAGTCCTCGACCTGGGCGTCGAGATCCTTGGCCATCTGTGAGACCTGCGACCTGCTCAGCCCGGTGATCCCCAGGGTCTGGACGAGCTTGTCCATCCGCCGGGTGGAGACGCCCAGGAGGTAGCAGGTCGCCACCACGGTGGTCAGGGCCGCCTCGGCGCGGCGGCGCCGCTCGAGGAGCCAGTCGGGGAAGTAGGACCCGGTGCGCAGCTTCGGGATCGCGACGTCGATGGTCCCGGCGCGGGTGTCGAAGTCGCGGTGGCGGTAGCCGTTGCGCCGGTTGGTGCGCTCGTCCGAGACCTGCCCCCACGCTGCACCACACACGGCGTCGGCGTCGGCGGAGAGCAGGGCGTTGATGAACGTGGTGAGCAGCTGGCGCAGCAGGTCCGGGGACGCCTGGGCAAGGTGGTCCTGGAGAATCCGGGCAGGGTCGATACTGGAAGGAGCGGTCATCGCAGTCGGTCCTTTTCGAGAGTGCTGTGGAAGGTTCACTCGAAGGATCACGCGGTGACCGCACTCGTCTACGACGACACGCTCACCGAGCTACCGGTACACCACTCTGCTGGACGCAACTCACCTCCCTGGCGCCGACGCCGAACGAGACCGCCACGGCCGAGGGCGGAGCCGTCCGCATCGAGCTCCCGCCGGTGTCGTGGAGCGTCATGCGGCTGGCGCCGGCCGGCGCCTGAGCCCTGATCCACCGGTGTGGTGAGCGTGGCGTAGAACGAGAATGCCCTTCTGGGCAGGGAGGATCTGGATTACGACGTCTAGATCCGACCACCCGGAAGGGCATCTCGTAAGTGAAACCCTCTCACACGATTCGACCGGTCTTCGATGAGTCCAATCTGGTGTCGGCG is a window from the Georgenia muralis genome containing:
- a CDS encoding ABC-F family ATP-binding cassette domain-containing protein, which translates into the protein MAHLLGIEGVGVVVGSRPLLGEITLGLDDGMLVGVLGRNGAGKSTLLRVLAGVTTPDTGRVTRAGGTRVVVLDQADDLAPGTRVRDVVHPGVDEHVWASQASVRDIHEGLLADVGLDADVGTLSGGQRRRVALARVLTTPAEVLILDEPTNHLDVEGVDWLARHVQERYSRGTGALVVVTHDRWFLDAVCTRVWEVVPGHDGVGGRSPVAGRVETYDGGYAAYMLARAERARTAAVMEDKRVNLVRKELAWLRRGAPARTSKPKFRLDAAAALIADEPPPRDPLELTRLATARLGKDVLDLEDVTVTYPLRPGEGVGAGAGVGDGTRVVLDHVTWRLAPGERVGIVGVNGAGKSTLLRLLAGTQHPTAGRVRRGKTVQVSQLSQETRELDDVAHLRVIEAVEEVRGRVEVGGKELTAGQLVERLGFTRERAWTRVADLSGGERRRLQLLRLLVAEPNVLLLDEPTNDLDTDTLAAVEDLLDGWPGTLVVVSHDRYLLERVTDHQVALLGDGSVRDLPGGIDQYLQLRHRLERHSAAAPGPVADDRTAGIDTGPGGLTPAEQRAARKEMARLERQLAKVSARIDDLHHRLAAASAAGDVDGLTTLSAETRAAEAEHEGLEEEWLLAAEAAG
- a CDS encoding SRPBCC family protein; the protein is MDVDVEVEAVIPYPPEVVAAYAGDPGNAPTWYANIVSVDRRTPPPLALGSRMDFVATFLGRRLSYTYEVVGLEPGRRLVMRTADGPFPMETTYTWEPVPGGTRMRLRNRGTPSGFAKVAAPVMATAMRRAMTKDLVRLTERLRHR
- a CDS encoding alpha-N-arabinofuranosidase, with product MASSTAATTGTEAVPADDAARATAAATAGAGAAERAGATLVLDPAFSVGPVRRRTFGAFVEHLGRCVYTGIHDPGHPTADEDGFRGDVIDLTRELGVSTVRYPGGNFVSGYRWEDGIGPVDRRPARLDLAWHSTEPNTVGVDEFMRWAKKAGVEPMMAVNLGTRGVQEALDLLEYCNIASGTAWSDLRRANGTEDPHGVRMWCLGNEMDGPWQIGHKTAEEYGRLATETARAMRMVDPGLELVACGSSSTSMPTFGEWERIVLTEAYEVVDLISAHAYYWEEDGDLASFLASAVNMDRFIDDVVATADAVRAARKLDKRIHISFDEWNVWYLNASPSQAPKDDWPVAPPLLEDHYSVADAVVVGGLLIALLRHTDRVHSASLAQLVNVIAPIMTEPGGRVWRQTTFHPFALTSRHAAGQVLRVKLDSPTHETARFGETPLVDAVATHDADSGEVVVFAVNRHTTEPVTVEVDVRAFGALGVTEALTLSSDDPYARASADDDTSRSSPLEWCTGSA
- a CDS encoding IS256 family transposase, whose product is MTAPSSIDPARILQDHLAQASPDLLRQLLTTFINALLSADADAVCGAAWGQVSDERTNRRNGYRHRDFDTRAGTIDVAIPKLRTGSYFPDWLLERRRRAEAALTTVVATCYLLGVSTRRMDKLVQTLGITGLSRSQVSQMAKDLDAQVEDFRTRPLDAGPYTFLAADALTMRVREGGRVVKVAVLVATGVNADGHREVLGVQVATAESGAGWLAFFRDLVARGLTGVKLVTSDAHAGLVEAIGATLPGAAWQRCRTHYAANLMAKCPKASWPAVKAMLHSVYDQVDAPAVQAQFDKLLDAVQTQLPDVHAHLDDARGDILAFTGFPKALWRQIWSNNPNERLNREIRRRTDVVGIFPDRTSIIRLVGAVLAEQHDEWAEGRRYFGLDALAKARLTLITTTETGQEENTPTGAISA